The Polyangiaceae bacterium genomic sequence CGCGCGTCGAGGGAAACCAGTGCAGTCTCGTCGCTGACGCTACCCGAGACCAGCCATAGTGGCGGACTGTTCGCGGCGGGGGCTGCATCTACCAGCAGCGACGCCACGCCAGCACCGACAGAGTCGTCAGAAAGCGCGCTGCGACTCACACTCCCCGCAGCGCTGACGTGCGCCAGGTGCAGCGTGTGCCCCTCGGCACCGGGGGCGGCCTCGTCGTCGCGCCAGGCAACGAGCGCAGCCCCATCGGCGACGCCCACGAGTTCGTAGGCCAATACCTGGGACCCGACGGCAGTCACCGTGATGGGCTTTCCTACCAGGGAACCGTTTGCGTCCAGCGGCGCAAGTAGCAGACTGCGTCGCTCGAGCGCTACGAGCGGTGGATCGACGCTCGACGACGGTGGCAGAGCTGCGCTCGACGCTGGTGCCGACTTGCCAGCGTCCGCTTTGCGGGGGCGACTCAGCCAAGACAACCAAAAGCCGCCCGGGCGTGGCGCCAGCTGGGGTCCCTCAGCGTCCTCCTCGGCGGCGGACAGCTGGCGCGGCGCACTGAGCGTCGCAACCGCATCGTGCGGGAACGTCGCCACCGACACCGCACTCTTCTCCCGCTTCTTGTCGAGGTGATCCCACACCACGATGCCGCGCGCGTCGCCCAGCTCGACGTCGAACACCTTCGACTCGTCACGGCCTTCCGCAATCTGACCGCCCCAGGTCACGACCGAAGCACTGCCAGGCTTCAACGCCGCCACCCGAAGCACGCTGCCGGTCGCATCGCTGTCGGGCACGACGGCAACCAGCTCTGCGCCCCGATTTGCCAGCCGGGGTGGCTCCACATCCCCGTGGGTGCGCCCGAGATCGACCTCTTTGCCGCCGCGCCCTGAAAGCGGCACCAGCGCGATCACCGCGTGAGTCGCGCTGCCCTTCGCGCGCAACGCCGAAACGACGAACTCGTCGTCGTGGCGCACGGCGTATCCCATCTCCACGGCAAACGGAAGATCCGGTTCGTCGTCCCCTGCGTCGCCTGACGTCGTCGTCGTGCCGACGTCTCCAACTGTGAACACCGACCCCGCAACCAGCGCTGCGCAGCGAGGGGGCTCGGCTGCGACCGGAGGTGCTGCGTCGCTGGCGACCGCACTGGCGCTGCCAGCCGGCTCTGCGGCCTTCTTCTTACAGGCCGGCAACGACCCAAGCGCCAGGAGCAAAGCGACGGAGGTGCGGGACAGTCGCATGCATTGCGGCATATCAGGGCTTTTGCGGGGTCGCCAGGGCCAAGCCACCACGCCCCGATGACTTTCGCGTGGAGCCACGTGACAGAGCAGCCAAACGGGTATGATGGCCGCGGATGCCTCGCCGGAACTTGACACGACCCTATGAGCCGAACGCAGCACTGCGCGCCTTGTATCGCAAGGTGTTCGACCGGATACAGGTCGATGACGCCTGGGTTTCCACCGTTCGCGACCTGGCGAGTCGAGGCAGTGTGGTTTTCGTGCTGCGAAGCCTGAACTTCGTGGACTTCTTCGCCCTCGATCACCTGACCAAGCGTTTCGGCCTTCCCGAGGTTCGCTTCGCGAACGACCTGGGGCTCTGGGTCTTGGCCCCGATGGGCAAGGGTTGGCTCAATGCCATCTTTCCTCGACGCGACGTCACCCCAGCGGACGAGCTCGAGGACGCGCTCGCCCGTGGCGGGTCCGCCGCGCTGTTCCTGAAGCGTCCCCCCGGCCCCCTCGATCTTGCCACGGGAGCCAGCGCCGGCCGTGGGCTGCGCGAAGGCGATGGCTTCGTGCGCTCGCTGCTGAACCTTCAACGCGCCCAACAAAAACCGATCCTGCTCTTGCCGCAGCTCTTCGTCTGGACGAAGGAACCCGACACGCGCGGCACTCGTCCCCTGGACTTCGTCCTCGGGCCGCGGGAGTGGCCCACTCCCCTCAGGACTGTCGGCCAATACCTCTACAACTACAACCACGTTGCGCTGAAGAGCGGGGAACCCCTGGACCTGGCCGAGTTCTGCCGCAACAACGACAACGTGCCACAGGACGTTCAAGTCCGCCGTGTCACCTACGCGCTGCTCCGCCGCCTGGAGCGCGAGCGCCGCAGCATCGTGGGACCCGCGGAGAAAGCGCCCGACCGCGTGCGCCTCGAGATCGTGCGCACCCCCAAGCTGAAGGCGACCATTCGCGATTTGGCGGGCGAACGCCCCGTCGACCGGGCGGTGATCACGGGTCGGGCGCTCGGCATGTTGCGCGAGCTTCAAGCCACGCCGGACATGTCGACAATCAAGGGACTCGAGGCGATCTTTCATCGCGTCTTCCACCGCATCTACGCCGGCATCGAGTACGACAAGGCGGACGTCGAACGCGTGCGGGACGCAGCCAAAGAGGGCTCGCTGGTGCTGCTGCCCAGCCACAAGAGCCACATCGACTACCTGATCCTGAGCTACGTATTCAACAACGAGAACATTCAGCTGCCGCTGATTGCAGCTGGCGACAACCTGAACTTCTTCCCCGTCGGTGCCATCTTCCGCCGCGGGGGGGCGTTCTTCATCCGCCGCTCCTTCAAGGGCGACAAGCTCTATGCCGCCATCGTGGACAGCTACATCCGTCGTTTGATCCGCGACGGCTATCCCATCGAGCTCTTTCTGGAAGGCGGCCGGAGCCGGACGGGCAAGCTGCTCCCGCCCAAGTACGGCCTGCTGACGATGATCGTCGACGCGGCGATGGCGGTACCACAGCGCACCACCTATTTCGTTCCCGTCAGCATCGGTTACGAGCGCGTGATCGAGGCCAGCAGCTACCAACGCGAGCTATCTGGTGGCGAAAAGGAAAAAGAAGACGCCGCCGGCCTGCTCAAGACCCCCGAAGTGCTGCGCCATCGCTACGGTCGGATCAACTTGCAGTTTGGGGAGGTCCTCACGCTGGCACAGATCCGCGATGAGATCGGCGCCAGCCAGGACGAGGTCCTGCGCCCGGCACGACGGCGCGCTCTCATCACCCGCCTCGGCAACCGCGTGATGGACGAAATCAACCAGGTCACCGCCATCACGCCGGGCGCTCTGACGGCGCTGGCGCTGCTCTCGAGTCAGCGGCGAGGGCTCTCTCTAGATGAAGTGATCGACCGCAGCGGCAAGTTCCTGGGCGTGCTGCAGAGCCTGGGCGCTCGCGTGACGCCCTCCGCGGCGACGCCGGGCGGCAGCCTGCGCCCGGATGCCATCCGCGAGGCCGTGGAGATGTTTCGCGACGCAGAGCTAGTCGAGATCCACGAGCCGCAGCTTGTGGATGACGGAAAACGCAAACGGCGAACGAAGACGTCTGTGAGCCGCGAGACCATCATCACGCCCGTCGACGAAAAGCGCTTGACGCTCGACGTATCGAAGAACGCCGTGATCCACTTCTTCGTGGAGCGTGCGTTGGTGGCGACGGCACTTTCCGTGGACGGCGGTGGCCCCCTGGAAGTGGAGGAGCTCAAGGAGCGCGTGCGGCGGCTCTCGCGCTTGTTCAAGCTGGAGTTCCGCTTCCGCGCCGATGCCACCTTCGACGAGATCTTCGAGGACACCCTCACGACGCTGATCGAGGATCGGACGCTCATACGCACGAGCGATGGCGGGGTGGCGGCGGGAGCTGGCCACGACGATCTGACCGGGGAGGAGTGGTTGGCGCTCTACGCCTCGCTGTTGGTGAACTTCCTCGAGGGCTATCGCGTGGCTGGACGCGCGCTCACGCTGCTGTTGAAGGGGGCCGCATCAGAGAAGGAGCTGGTCAAAAAGGCCCTCACCCTCGGGAATCGGATGTTCTACGCTGGCGAGGTGTCGCGTCGCGAAGCCATCTCACGCCCCCTGATCGTGAACGCGCTTCAGTCGTTTCTGGAGCAAGGCTACCTGACGCGGGAGGGCGGCAAGCTATCCCTGGCAGCGTCCTTCCATAGTCAAGACGCCGTGCGCACGATCGAGGGACGCGTGGCGGGCTACCTGGGTCCGACGGCATGAATCGCCCTCGGCGCGTAGTGACGTCACTTGGGCTCGGCGCTGCTCTCGGCTGCGCGGGCTGCTTTGGCACCCCGTCGCCGCTGGCGCCTGGCGTCCAGGGCTCCGTCGGCGTTCCGCAGTCAGGAGTGCTCACGAACGGAGTCGAGCTGGAGGCGCGTGGACCGGGCTTTCGTCGCTATCGCCCGCGCAGCCCGCACTACTGGGGCAATCCACGATTGGTGACCGCGCTGCGCGAAGCCGCGGCCCAGGTCGACGCGGCACACCCGGGCGGCAGCCCGCTCTACGTCGGCGACATTGCGCCGCGCCGCGGTGGAGTCATCCCTGGGCACCGCTCCCATCGCACCGGACGCGACGTCGATCTGCTCTTCTACCTGACCACCCCCTCAGGAGCGCCCATCCCGAGTCCTGGATTCGTGCGCTTGGATAGCGATGGCCTCGGGAAGGTCGAGGGCGAAGAAGAGGACCAGTACGTTCGGCTGGACGTCGAACGCAATTGGGCGCTGGTCAAGACGTTGATGCTTTCCCCACACATCGGGGTCCAGTGGCTATTCGCAAGCCGAGGCGTCGAGGCACTCCTGATCGACTACGCGCGGGCGCGTGGCGAAGACTTGGAACTCGTCTGGCACGCCGAGACCGTGCTCTTGCAGCCAGGAGACAGCTCCCCCCACGACGATCACTTTCATCTGCGCATCGCCTGCAGCCCCGAAGAACTGGTCGCCGGCTGCGAAGGCGGCGGCCCCTATTGGCCTTGGTTGCCCTTGCCGGAAGTGCCCCCATGGTTGCCCGATGCGGAGCTGCGTGCGCTGGGTCGCGACGACCCCTTGCCGCTCTGGGAAGATGCAACGCAAGCGTCCTGAGCAGACCAGGCTAGGTCGTGGCGAGCTCTTCTTCGGCGACTGCGCGAGCTGGCTGGACGATCTGGCGCGACGACGGCGACGCTACGACCTGGTGTACGTCGACCCGCCCTTCAACGCGGGCGGCGTTCGCGGCGCCCGCGCCGGTCGCGGCGAGCGCGCCACCGGCATTTCGGCCTACCGCGATGCGTGGGGAGGGCTCGAGGCGTTTCTCCAAATGCTGGTTCCGCGCCTAGAGAAGATGGCAGCGTTGCTCTCGACCCGAGGCAGTCTGTGGGTTCACCTCGACCATCGCGCAGTCCACGACACCAAGGTGGCCCTCGACGGCATCCTGGGGCGTCGTGCTTTTCGCGGCGAGATCATCTGGGTTCCGGGCAACGGTAGTCGCGCGCGCAACGGCCCCGGAGTGACGCATCAGACGCTGTTGATCTATGCCCCCGGAGAGCTGATCTGGAATCGAGAAGCGCCCGAACTGCGGGAACCCTTTGCCGACACCAGCCTGTCGATGCACTTCAACAAGCTCGATGCGAGAGGGCGCCGCTATCGCGAACGCAAGATCCGCGGCAAGACCTACCGCTACTTCGCCGATAAAGGCCGCCAGCTCGGAAGCGTCTGGAGCGATTGCCCAGCGATGCGTGCAAACACACCCCTCAATCGCGAAGCCACGGGCTATCCGACGCAAAAGCCCGAACGCTTGTTGCGGCGCATCCTGATCGCCTCCACCCTGCGTGACAGCGCCGTGCTGGATCCCATGTGCGGTTCGGGGACCACTCTCGTGGCCGCCGAGCGCCTCGGTCGGCGCTGGACCGGCGGCGATCAAAGCACCGTTGCCCTCGATATTGCCGCGCGACGCCTCAGCGCGATCGCACGCCCACAAAAGACTTCGGGCCCCGGGACGAAGTCCCAGAGCCCGAAAGCCAAACCGACCTGAGCTAGCTCAGTTGCAGGTGTATCCCGGGATGCAGAACGGCCCGGTGGAATTGTTGCACGTTCCACCCTTGGGCGTGTCATTGGGCGGCGGGAAGCAACCGAATCCCTGTGTCCCGTTGCTATCGGTCCCCAGGTCACACGCCTCTCCCGCAGCCGTGCAGCCCGCGTTGGTCACGGGATTGCAGTCCGTGGGGAAAGACGGGTTGATGCAACCGGTCGGGATTCCGAGACCGCCGTCGCCCGCGCCAGAATCTGCCGGTCCACCATCCGTAGCGCCAGCGTCCGTAGCGCCGCCGTCCGTCGTGCCACCGTCGGCGGGAGCACCGCCTGCGACGCACACGCCGATCGTGCCAAGCTGCGAGTCAATCGCTTCGCAGTTCTCTCCGGACTCACAGTCCGCTTTGGAGCAGCAGTACTTCTGGCAAATCCCGTTTTGTGCCGTGCCACCACCGGTGCCACCGCCGCCACCGACCGCGCCGGTTGCGCCTGTGCCGCCACCAGCGCCCGTTGCGCCCGTGCCGCCGACTGCGCCCGTCGCGCCGTTGCCGCCCGCCGCGGCAGATGCGCCGAAGCCGGCCACGTTGCCGCCGCCTGCGGTCCCTCCCGAGCCGCCGCCGTTGCTGCTGCTGCTGCACGCGGCCACCGCGCTAGCTGCAGTCAGAGTAAAGATCGCAACAAAACCAAGTGAACGCTTCATCGATTGCCTCCAGAAACGCGGGCCGAGCCCGACTGTCGTGTGGCCGAGCCGCCCGGCACCCACGCGAAGGCGGGAGTTTTCATGCTGGGAGCAGACCTGTCAACGCACTTTCGCCGAAACCAGCGAAAATCCTGCGCTTTTGCAGCGAGGCTCGACTTGGTCTGTTGGGCGCTGCCTAGCCTCGTCGCCGCGAGCGCAGCTCCTTGACTACGCGGAAGGTCAGGCCCGTGCCTCGCGTGGCGGCGTACAGGCCCCCGCGCGATGCCGCTCGACACCAGTTACCGTCCGTGACCCAGGAGCCGCCTCGCACCATACGCCAGCCGGACTCGCCGCGATCCAATTCCCCTTCGGGCTCCGGCTCCGCGTCCAACTCGTCGAAGCTGCGCTCGGGGAAGATGTCTCCCACCCACTCGCGCATGCCGCCAGCCATGTCACGCACTCCGTAGGGCGAAACGTCGTTCGGAAAGGTCCCGACAGGCTCGGGTTGTTGCGGGAAGGATCGCGACTCGCGCATCAAGCAGAAGGTGGGATCGAAAGGGTCACCCCAGGGATAGGCGCGCCCGTCCACACCACGCGCCGCCTTTTCCCACTCGAGTTCCGTGGGGAGCCGAATGCGCTCGCCCGTACGCCGAGATCGCCAGTGGCAGTACGCACGCGCGTCGAACCAATCGACCAGGCACGCGGGCACGCGCCACAGGTGCCCGTCCTTCGCCGGGAAAAGCTGCCGCGCCTCGCCCTCGATGATGTGCTCCACCGGCTGGAAGCGTCCCTCGCGCCGCGTGACCCAATAGCCCTCGGAACCCTTGAAATCGTGCGGCGCGCGGCGCTCTGCCAGGGCGGCGTCTTCGACGAACAACTCGTCGAGGAACTCGCAATACTCCGCCAGAGTCACCGGCAAGGTGGCGATGGCGAAGTCCGCACAGCTGGCATGCTGCCCGTCGAGAGCGCCGTAGGCCTGCTCGTCCCCACCCAGCCAAAACTCGCCCGTCGGCACGTAGCAGAATTCTTCACCCAGCTCTTCTTCCGAGTAGAGCCGAACTTGGCCCCGATGGCGTTCGTTGCGTCCAAGGGCGACCGGGTAGCGCGCGGGCCGAAAACCGGCCGCGCTGACGGTGACCAGGTAACGTCCAGGCTCGAGGCCCACGTCGTAGAACGGCGTGCGCCCCAGGTTGCGTTCAGGGCCGGGGACCAAGATGCGATCCCGCTCTTCGTAGCGTTGAATGCGCACCTGCGCGCCAGGCGGCTCCGATTCGATGGACAGCGCTCCTTCCGCCCTCAGCAGTGCGGCAAAAGTTCCGTCGTCGTGCTCCAAGACCAACGCCTCGTAATAGATGCGCGCCGCGTCGCGGTGCTCTTCTTCCGCCTCGCGAGCACGGGCCCAATACAGCGCAGCCATCCCGTGATGTGCCGAAGGAAAGTCCGCGTCGTAGCCGAGCGCC encodes the following:
- a CDS encoding 1-acyl-sn-glycerol-3-phosphate acyltransferase, whose product is MPRRNLTRPYEPNAALRALYRKVFDRIQVDDAWVSTVRDLASRGSVVFVLRSLNFVDFFALDHLTKRFGLPEVRFANDLGLWVLAPMGKGWLNAIFPRRDVTPADELEDALARGGSAALFLKRPPGPLDLATGASAGRGLREGDGFVRSLLNLQRAQQKPILLLPQLFVWTKEPDTRGTRPLDFVLGPREWPTPLRTVGQYLYNYNHVALKSGEPLDLAEFCRNNDNVPQDVQVRRVTYALLRRLERERRSIVGPAEKAPDRVRLEIVRTPKLKATIRDLAGERPVDRAVITGRALGMLRELQATPDMSTIKGLEAIFHRVFHRIYAGIEYDKADVERVRDAAKEGSLVLLPSHKSHIDYLILSYVFNNENIQLPLIAAGDNLNFFPVGAIFRRGGAFFIRRSFKGDKLYAAIVDSYIRRLIRDGYPIELFLEGGRSRTGKLLPPKYGLLTMIVDAAMAVPQRTTYFVPVSIGYERVIEASSYQRELSGGEKEKEDAAGLLKTPEVLRHRYGRINLQFGEVLTLAQIRDEIGASQDEVLRPARRRALITRLGNRVMDEINQVTAITPGALTALALLSSQRRGLSLDEVIDRSGKFLGVLQSLGARVTPSAATPGGSLRPDAIREAVEMFRDAELVEIHEPQLVDDGKRKRRTKTSVSRETIITPVDEKRLTLDVSKNAVIHFFVERALVATALSVDGGGPLEVEELKERVRRLSRLFKLEFRFRADATFDEIFEDTLTTLIEDRTLIRTSDGGVAAGAGHDDLTGEEWLALYASLLVNFLEGYRVAGRALTLLLKGAASEKELVKKALTLGNRMFYAGEVSRREAISRPLIVNALQSFLEQGYLTREGGKLSLAASFHSQDAVRTIEGRVAGYLGPTA
- a CDS encoding penicillin-insensitive murein endopeptidase, with amino-acid sequence MNRPRRVVTSLGLGAALGCAGCFGTPSPLAPGVQGSVGVPQSGVLTNGVELEARGPGFRRYRPRSPHYWGNPRLVTALREAAAQVDAAHPGGSPLYVGDIAPRRGGVIPGHRSHRTGRDVDLLFYLTTPSGAPIPSPGFVRLDSDGLGKVEGEEEDQYVRLDVERNWALVKTLMLSPHIGVQWLFASRGVEALLIDYARARGEDLELVWHAETVLLQPGDSSPHDDHFHLRIACSPEELVAGCEGGGPYWPWLPLPEVPPWLPDAELRALGRDDPLPLWEDATQAS
- a CDS encoding site-specific DNA-methyltransferase, which translates into the protein MQRKRPEQTRLGRGELFFGDCASWLDDLARRRRRYDLVYVDPPFNAGGVRGARAGRGERATGISAYRDAWGGLEAFLQMLVPRLEKMAALLSTRGSLWVHLDHRAVHDTKVALDGILGRRAFRGEIIWVPGNGSRARNGPGVTHQTLLIYAPGELIWNREAPELREPFADTSLSMHFNKLDARGRRYRERKIRGKTYRYFADKGRQLGSVWSDCPAMRANTPLNREATGYPTQKPERLLRRILIASTLRDSAVLDPMCGSGTTLVAAERLGRRWTGGDQSTVALDIAARRLSAIARPQKTSGPGTKSQSPKAKPT